ACTTTGGTTTACAGCACTACTGCTCCTGTATGCGTACGCCTTTCTATCGGCCCATCAATCGCATTTATCTCTAACGTTGGAATTCCGGCCCAAGATGTTTACAGAACGACTTTAACTAACACAGTATTTACAACAACCACATCTTTCGGCGGACCAACAGTAAGTACAACCCGACCAACTACTATTTGTCATATTTGTTGTCCATTGGCTCAAACGTTTATAAGTACGATTCAATAAAGCTCAGAGGTGAGTGTTTAAACTAAAGAGGAGTATTCAAAGCTGAGATACTCCTCTTAAATATACCAAGTCTATATTGTTGACTTTATTTTATCTACGCTTGGTAAACCTTGTCATTAGCATATTGGAAGCCAGTAATTAAATTACACCATGATCATTTACGATAGTTTGTATTTGCCTTTCAAACAAACAACATCAGCGTCACACATTTAAAAAAATATCAGTATCAGTATCTTGTGATATTTCAAGTAGGCCGATTTCATGTTATACCATAAATAACTCTCGCTGATATGAGAATATGCAGACCAGTATGAATATTCAAAATGAAGCCATTAAAACTATAATTATACTTATAAAATTGTATATAGTTTACCGGTCTTTCGATACAATTTTTCCGTATTATGCACCGAAATAGGATTAGCTGTCATATAAACTACTAAAGAGCTTAAATACCATATTGACCAATAATACTGCTAGGAAATAATGATAACTATTCCGAGCATGCCACATCAATTCAACAGATTTCCACCCTTAATGCGAATAATAACAGCATAAATAAAAAGCTATGAGAGAGAACACACTTATCAAAAAACAAATCGTTCAACATCCATTTTCTATTTCGTTTCATTACCAAGCGGATTACGCCTAAAGTTAGAAATTCCAGGCTGTTTCATCCATTGTGGAAATAAATTATTCTTTAAATAATATGAAAAAAACTGTTGTTGCCTCAAAGCAAAGTCCAATATATTATCGGGGTTATCTAATGTATGCCCTTCTCCCTCATATTGCAATAACCAGACAGGTTTCTTTTGTCTCCTTAAAGCGACATACATCTCCAAAGCTTGAGCAAAATCTACAGCACCATCATCCTTATTATGCATTATCAACAATGGTGTTTTAACATTAGCTACTTTAAAAATAGGACTGTTTTCAATATACAAGTCCGGACTTTCCCACGGAGTTGTTCTCATATTATTCTGCCCCACCTCATATAAATGAGCAAAATTACCACCTAATGAACTATATCCGCTAATAAAGTCAGAAACCCCAGCAGATGCCTGCGCAGCAGCAAAATGATTTGTATTTGTCATCAACACATAGGTTTCGTATCCCCCGAAACTATGTCCCTCCAATCCCATTCTATTAGTATCAATCCATTGAAATTCCTTAAGTTTTTTGATAGATGACGTTACAGATTCTACGATTCCTTTTGCAGGTCTACCAGGTGGTATATAGACATCAGGTAAGAAGACCAAATAACCGTTACTTACATACCATGCTATATTTAAGGCTCCGGGACTAGGCTCCGGTGTTCTAAATAAATTCAACTGATAACTAAGCTTTTCATAATAGTGAAAAATTATAGGATATTTCTTTGTAGAATCGAAGTCCTCAGGCTTATACAAAATACCATGCAATTCTCTTCCATTATTCAAGTTCCATTTAACGAGTTTAGCAGTCATCCAGTTATAATTTCCCTGAGGCCGAATGTTTGACAGTATTTTAAACTTTTTAAAATCTCTTGTCACGCATATGTTAGGGGCAAAAGAAGTACTCATGTATTGCAATATATAAGTATTACCATACTTGGCCCTAATTGGCTCTTTAGGAGTTCTCTCAACGAATAACCAAGGGAAATAATATATTCCATCACTCATATGAGTGATGTCAGGTTTATTCTCTTTACCTACCATGACCCTACATAGACCATTTCTCTTTGTTTCAGTATCAAAAGTTGCTAGGAGAAGGGTATCGCCGATCTTGGGTGATGGATATGCATATTCATTTGCAGCTAATCTAAATATAATTTTATTCTTTTGCCCGATACCTCCAGTAATATTTATTGGACTCTTCAGCCCATATGGATCAACCTGCCAAATATCGTATTGATCATAGACTAACAATCCTCTATCATCCGCAAGCCAAAAATATCCATAAGTAGATCCAGCCAAATCCGCATATGTCTCATCAATACCAGCACCTAATTGAGATGGTATATCCGATGTTATACATCTAATTTTTCCATTAGCTATCTCATACGTAAAATAATTTCCAACGTGATAGTCATACCATGAAACAAACGCCTCTTTTGAAGAAAGCTTAGGAGGCATTGTATACACTGGACCATCACTTATTATTTCCTTACTTTCACCAGTCATTACGGAAATGAGTTCGTATTTCTTTTTATAGCTGTTCCAATTCTGTTCTCCGGAATTACCGATAGTATTTGTTATTACAAACTCATTACCGATTCCATTTCCACCTATGACTGATGTGGAATCCGGCTTTTCAAGTATAATTACATTTTTGCTTTCAACTCCCACAGCTGCAAATACTTCAACCGATCTATTTTGAGCCATTCCAGATAGGGTTGACTGCATAAAGTCATCCTTATAATGCCATAATTTAAGCGTTGGCTTTAGAAAAAAATTCCTATCCCAATCATCTCGAACATGGCTATTCATCTGCATAATCAAGCCAAAAAATATTTTCTTTGAATCTTTTGAAAAATATGGTGCTCTAAAAGATAGTTCTCGTCCATCTTTTAAATACTTTTCTCCTCCAATTAGTTCAACCGGCTTCCAAAAATCACTTTTGTAATAAAACAGACTCTTTACACCATTAATTATCGGGCAGAATACAATTCCTGTCCCATTTTTATCGAAAACGGGGTTACCTGATATTTTTCCATGTATTATTCTACTCACTTTTAAAGTGGATAGATCCACCCAATCTAAGGATGAATCTCCTACTATAAGCATCACTGTGCCCTGCGAATTAAACAAAGAAACTTTTCCTTCATTAAAATCAAAGGTTCGCCCTCTAGCCAAATCATGTAAGTATATCCTACCATCGGAACGATAACTTAAAAATTGAGGTCCTCCTTCCGTAGTTACCGAAAAAGAAGAGACTTTGATTATTTTCCTCCGGTTAAAATTACTGAGCTTAAGAACATTTAATGTATCAGCAGTAAGAAATATTGCATACTTGCTATCAGCTGTAAACTTAGGATCTCCAATTATAAAAGGATAGGTCACTGAAAAAGAATCAACTACAGACTTTACTACAACACTTATTCCTTCTGACAATGAACCATGATTATACCATACAAATTTACCATCATTACTGATATCATAATTTACTAACGCGTCCCAATTTTCGTACGATTGATTATTAAGTGGAGTTTTCTGGGCTAAAGATGAGATTGAAAAAAAACTAAAACAGGCAGTAACTATTTTTCTTAGACCTATTCTCCGCAGCAGTAAGCAGATCTTCATATAATGATATGTTTTTAATATTTCTAAATCAAAGTAATGTAACAAACAATCATAGTTAGATGACATTAAATGTATCCCTTAATGTAATACACTTCTTGGCCGTTATTCAGTATAAACATGAATCTTATCTTCAGATCAATAGAGGTTCGGAATGTCTTCTAGATTAAATATAATAATACTACATGACAATATCGAATAAACCAAAATCACATAAACTATCTCTCTATCTGCAAACTAGAATGCTTATCTCCTAAATGACAATTACTATATAAAAACTAATTTTGAAGGAGATTAAGAGCTGAACACAGAGTAAATATAAAACTTTAATATATCGTTGCGCAACAATGGGGATACCGAAAACCATTAGAAAAGAGTAGGTAATTTAAACAACCCTTGTCTACATTCGTAGACAAAAAATTTCTCTCATATGAAAAAGGCAAGAATAATTCTTACGTGTGTAGCTTTTATGGCTGTAGTTGGAGGCGCATTTGCTTTTAGCGTTCTACGTAACACTCGTCCAGCTTACAGTTTCGCTGGTGGAACTACTTGGACCAGCACATTAGTTGGCACGAAAGTGTATAGCACTACTGTTCCTTTATGTCTACCAAGGTCAATCGTTGCGTCTAGAGCATACGTAAGCAATGTTGGTATACCAGCTACCGACGTATATACAACCACATTGGCTAATACAATATTTACTACCACAACTACGACCACGCCAGGTGCACCAACTGTTAGCACAACGTTACCTGCTACTTTTTGTAATACACTGGCTCCATTAGCCAACACTCTTATCACTACTATTCAATAATTGATAAACAATAAGGATAACAGTTGGGCGACAACTAACTGCTATCCTTATTTTAATACCCTTGATTCTGCTTCAAACTAGGATTAAGTCTTAAATCCCTCTCTGGTATAGGAAACAATGCCCTATAAGAGCTCCATTCACTGCCTTTTTTAGGCGAAACCTTCATCATTACACCATCAACAAGTTTATTCCTTTTCAAATCCATCCATCGATGGCCCCATTCTGCGAATAATTCCACTTGACGTTCATGTAATATTCTATCTAATATTAGATCTGCGTTATTGACTAAAATTGGTTGCAAACCAGCTCTTCGCCGGATTATATTAAGATCACTTTTAGCATCTTCAAGAAGACCAAGTACAGCCTTTGCCTCGCTTCTTATAAGATATAATTCTGAAAGACGTATGACACTCAAATATTCGCTCTTATCACCTTCTAACTTATTCTGCCTGTATTTAAATGGATAGTTATAAACCTGCGTTGCTGATGAATATCTCCTTACCCAAGTATTGAGTCTATTATCGCCAGACTCAAATGCATTAATTAAAAAATCACTGATCCAAGCAGGGTTTTCACGTTCATTGGGATCTCTTTCTAGCACAAACACCCGCGCATCGAAAGTACCATAATATGTCGCATCCGGATTATTGTACATAGGCTGTAGTTGCCAAATACTTTCTTTACTATTCTTTAAAAAAACATCACTGAGAGGCACTGTATCATATAGCTCCTTATTATTTATCACATCATTCGATTCATTTATAGCATTTTCCCAATCGCCAATATATAAATAGACTCTTGCGAGTAATGCAGCGGCGGCCCATTTGTTAGGCCTCAGACGTTCGTAAGTTGTCGAAATAACATTGGCATCAAGATATTCCTCACTTAGTAATAACTTCGCTTCATTTAAATCACTTAATATTTGTTTATAAACCTGAGCTACTGATACTCTTGGCGAAGATTGATTCTCACGATAGTCAGCAGTGATTAACAAGGGAACATCTCCGTACAGATTAACAAGATAAAAATAGCAAAAAGCTCTTACAAATTTAGCTTCTCCTAGTAGATGTCGCTTAACATTATCGGATAAAGTAGTACTTCTCGTTACACCATCTATTATCGCATTAACTTTATATATAAATTTATATAGAGATGCCCAAAATCCGCCACCGCTGCCAATATCAATATAGTTCGTGTAAAAATTCATTAATCCGCTAGTAGGATAAACTGTCAATTCATCGGCTGCGGCGCCGCAGCTAATTGATACACCAGATACTCCCTGTGAAAAACTTGTTTTCTGAACCAAGTCATAATACACACCTGTCATTGCTGCAGCAGCCGAAGTATTGGAACGATATACATATCTTGCAACAATTTTATCTTGGGGATCTCCGACATCAAGAAATTTATCGCAAGAAATATTAAAAAACATTAAAAATATCGCAATCACATATTTATACATCTTCATTTCCTATTTTTTCTAGTTGATGGAAAGTTGAATACCCGCAGTAACTACTCTTAACGGGGGCAACGAATAAACGGATTGAGTTTCCGGATCCCAACCGGGATAGTTACTAATTGTAAATAAATTTTGGCATTGGATATAGAGTCGACCCTTATTTACCCCTATCTTTCTCCTCACAATTTCAGGAATCTGCCACGATATGGCCAAATTCTTACATCGCAAGAAAGATGCGTCAATATATGCCATGTCACTCGTTGTAACAACTCGCTGATATGGATCTGTAATAAATCCGTTTTGACTGAACCGCTGTCTCTCTGAAACATCTCCAATATTCTTCCATCTTTTGAGTGCGTCTAAAGGTTGATTTCTAATTGTTCCAGGAGTCCACATTACATTATATAAACTATTTAAGCCATTTTGCTTAACATATTGAAATAAAAAATCAATATTAAAGTTTCCTATCCTAACAGTATTCTGAATTCCTCCGAAGAAATTTGGTGCGATATCAATCTTATTATTAGGCACAGCTTGGCTAAACTCTACTGCTTTTCCGTCAATTCCTTTAAAAAGATAGTCTCCGGTTGCTGGATTCACACCCATTACATTAAATACTAGCACCTCAGATAACGATCCGCCTTCAAGCGCAAATAATCCACCGTTTCCCTCATATGAGACTAGCTTATTGCGTGATCTAGAGAAGTTGAAAGCTGTAGACCATTCAAAATTTTCATTTCTAATATTCTTAGTAACAAAACTAGCTTCAACACCTTTATTCTCCAAAACAGCTGGCAGATTACCTGTAATAAAATCAACACCCACCATACTTGGTTGTGGATAACCAATTAATTGATCGGTTGATCGATTGCGATAATAACTAATGGATAAGGAAACCCTGTCTTTCAAAAAACTTGTTTCTATTCCTAATTCGGCCTTACGCGTCAACTCCCATTTGTAATCAGGATTAAACATTCCAATTACTCGTAATCCTTTCATACCTTGATAAGACTGTTGAACGTACTCATATCTGTCTAGATACTCGTAGTCTCCAATTTGATCATTACCAGTGGTCCCGTAGCTAGCTCTTAACTTACCATAACTTAAAAATGACAATTTTTCTTTGAAAAAGCTCTCTTCTGAAAAAATCCAGCCAGCCCCAATAGCATAAAATGTATTATAACGCTCCCTTGGACCAAAACGACTGCTACCATCTCTTCTAGTTGTAAGGTTTAGCAGATATTTGCTAAACAACTCATATCCAATCCTACCAAATACTGATAGATATTTATACTTGCTTCCTGTACCATAGGAATAGAAGAAGTTTGCTGAGGCGGGATTTCGGATTAATGCATCGTCTGTAATATCAGAAGCATCGGTACGTAAAGAAGATAGATTATCGCCCAATAATGTCCCACCGATTAGCCCGTTTAATTGACCTGGGCCTAATTTCTCAGAAATTGATACTTGCGGCTCTAATATCCATGATGATTTTTTAGTATTTGCATAAGTTGCGCTAGCCCTTGCCCAGCTTTGATTCGCCGGATCATATCCTGCAATTGGCCGTCCTTCAAATGTATTTATATTTATATCGTTATATCCAACACTTACCTTCAATGATATACTCCTCCATACTCTATAATTCATATCCAACCTACTTACTAAATTCTTGGTATTAGTTTCAGTGATTCCACTTACTAATATCTCAGCTAGCGGATTAGACCAGGTTGAATTTTCCCAATTTAAATTACCATTTGAATCGTACAAGGTAGGTGCATTGGGTGGCAAATCTAAAAAAGAACCGTAGTTAGCAGTAGGTAGATTATTTTTCCTTGCAGAATAGCTTCCAGTTAGCCCAACGCTAAACTTTTGATTCGGAGATCTCCCTGTAATACTAAAATGGGATCCGCCATTAGTTGCAGAAAAATCGCCTGGAAAAACTGTTGTTTCCCGATGATAATTGCCACCTACGAGATATTGAATTATATCATTTCCTCCCGTTACCGACATTTGAGCGTCAGTATAATTGGCACTACCGCCAATGAACATTTTCTGCCAATCTGTATACCTGGTTGTATCCCATATCAATAGGTCGGGAGCATTTTGAATATTGGGACTCTCTTTATCATTCATAAATGCTTCGTGCCTCATTTGCAAATATTGTTTGGTATCCATTAACTCGCGCATTTTTGATACTCGTGAAATACCATGGGAGACATTTATATCTAACTTCGCAGATCCAGACTTGCCTTTTTTCGTTGTAATTAAAACGACTCCATTTGCTCCTCTCGATCCATAAATAGCAGTCGCATCTGCGTCTTTTAGTACATCAATACTTTCAACATCGGCAGGATTTATGAAATTCAAGGCAGATATTTCTCCTCCCATGGATCCAAAACTTGATAGACCGGATATATTTCCCGGATAAGGAATACCGTCAACTATAATTAAAGGCTGAGTACCTTTGGCTATACTATTTTGACCACGTATTTGTATTCTTACTGGTCCTCCCTGCACTCCTGTGGTTTGCGTTATTGTCATCCCTGGAACCCTTCCCTGCAATGCCAATAGTGGGTCCGTGATAGGCTGCTTGGCTATATCTTCAGCTTTAACAGATGTAACATTGCCCGTATAAAAACGTCGACTAGTAATCTGATAACCAACAATTACCGGCCCATTCAACTCATCAATCTTCTCATCCATACTCACATTAACAACTCGAGAATTAGCAAGTGCTTCCTTCTTTCCAAATCTAACATGAGAAATTACAAGAATCGCATTTGCTTCAACACCTGACAACGTAAACCTCCCTTCGCCATTCGTCATTGTCCCATGCTTAGTCCCCTTAACTATAACTGTCGCTCCAGGTATCGGCGTACCATCCACATCCAATACCTTCCCCGAAATAGTTAACAACTCCACATCCGCATTCCCAACACTCTCCCTCCTCTTCAACGTCACCATCTCATCCCTATACACCCACTCCACCCCCTTCTTCCCCACCAACTCCTCCAACACCTCATCCAGCGCTACCTTTTCAAACTCCACACTCACCTTCTCATTCACATCTATGATCTCATTCGCATACATAAACCTCAAACCCGTCTGTTTCTCTATCTGTTTAAACACCTTTCCCAGCGCCAGGTCTTTTGCAACCACCGTCACTTTTTGCTTTCCGGTCTGGTCAGTGCCAGTCGCGGCGTTCGCAGCAAACGAAAAAAACAACATAAACACAGACAAGCACCTGAGGATCAGGTTGCTCCGAGGCGTAGAGATGAGCATAAGAGTTAATTGAGTTGGTTTTTGTAATAACGCATAGTATTAAACGCCGTAGCTAAACGACATGACAATTCCACTATTTTCAACGGATAATAAACAGATAAATAATAAACGATTAGCTAGTTAGACTTTGATTGTCTGATTGGTTCAAAACTTCCAATGATTAGTTTCCAACGATATGTTCGTGATAAAAAATTCTGAGTCGGTTCCACTGATAAAGGGTAGTCGCTTTCAAAAATAAAAAGTACTCTCAAGATTTAACAGAAATTTAAAACCTTAACAAACGATGGAAAATCTGCATCTGTTAACACCGCATTAACTACTCGCAATTTGAGATTCAGTAGCTTAGCAAGTGTACAAAATACGTTCATTGTCTGTGCTCCCCAACCATTTATTATCCCTTGAATGCCATATACAGCTTATTGTATAACTACTTATTCTGTTCCTAGTATGCAAGCACTTGACGGTTACAACGATGAACATCTCTTCAGCCTCTTACAGGAAGGCAGCGAAGCCGCTTTCAACACGATATTCGCCCGCTACAGCCGGCGCTTATATCTGGAAGCGTACAACCGTTTACAAGACGAGGATGAAGGCAACGACATTGTGCAGGAAGTCTTCTGTTGGCTATGGGATAAGCGCAAAAGCCTGGACACACCGCAATGCCTGAAGGCTTATCTTGTACAGGTGGTTCGGTATAAGTGTATCGACCTGATCCGTAAGAAGACCAGTACAAGAGGCAAGAAACAGCAATACACCTGGCTGGCAGATACCTACACCACCACCACTCCTATAGAAACGAAGGAACTGGGCCGCCAGTTAGCCCTGGCGATCGATAGTATTACCCCTGCCAGCAGACTTGCCTTCGAACAATTATACATCCATAAAAAAAGCCTCAAAGAAATTGCAGACCAGATGGAGATCAACGTCCAGTCTGTAAAGAACCACATTCACCGCGCACTGAAAGTGCTGCGCGAGAACCTGAAACACAGTTTATCATAAGTACTTTTTGCGTCTTCTTCCGACTCTTTAAGTACCATGATTGATGAAAGCCACATTGAACAGCTGGTGCTGGACGAATTAGGCGGTATCATTACACCCGAAGACAGCGCCACCCTCAAAAAACTGCTCGAAGACGAACCGGAAGCCCGTATTATCCGAAACGCTATCTACGAACAGTTCTCAGGTCCTGAAGAACAGGCCTTCCTGGCCCTGTTGCCGGAGCATTTGCCCATAGAAAAAGTATGGGCGAAGATCCAGCGAAGGAAATGGATCCGCGTCACCGTACGCACGACACTGACTATCGTGCTCCTGGCACTCGCTGCCCCGAGCCTGTATATATTATTTTTCAAGCCGACAAAGCCGGAAGAGCCTAAGGCAAGCGTCCATGGATTGTCCCTCCAAACTGTTGCACTGCAGCTGCCCGATGGCGAAATCGTCAATCTGGGCAGCGCGCAGCAGCAAGTACAGGTAGGTGATGTTACCCTCAGCGCGCAGCAGAAAGAACTCTCTATAAAAGGAAATACATCCGGAACAGGTATTGCCACCATCACCGTTCCTCCCGGAAAAGACTATAAAATAAAACTGGCCGACGGCTCCGAAGTACAACTCAATTCCGCGTCAAAAATGAATTTCCCGGTAGCCTTTAACGGTACTACCCGAGAGATCACCATCACAGGCGAAGCCTATCTATCCATTTCCAAAGATGCCAAAAGACCCTTCATTGTCCATCTCCCGAATTCCACCATCCATGTACTGGGTACCGAATTTAACGTCAACACCTACGATAATACTTACGAACAGATCTCGCTCGTCACCGGCGCTATCACACTGAAAGCTGACACTTCCACGATCATATTGAAACCAGGATTCTCAGCCCGATACCAGAAAGGTCAAAGCGCGCAGGTCTCCCGTTTCGATGCAGAAGAAATATTGGCGTGGAGAGTGGGTACTTATGTGTTCCGCGCAACGACTATAGGCGATTTGTGTAAGGTAATGCAAAGATGGTACGGAATAAATGTCGTATACGACAATCCCAATACCGGCCAACGCCGCTTCACAGGGTATATCGATAAATCCAGGCCCATCCGCCATTTCCTGGATGACTTAGCATACACTGGACACTTCAATTATTACTTTGATAATGACAGTGTCTTACACATCAGATAGGTTACAGGATCTTTATTTTTTCTTATGCAGTTTTGAATCTAAAATGATGTTATTTCACGAGGAAAAGCTATTATTGTCAGTGAAAAACGGGGATGCAAATGCTTTTGCTTCTCTCTATGAAACGTATCGTCCGCAACTGCTAACGGAAGCATACCACAAAGTACGCAACCAACACGAAGCGGAAGATATGGTACAGGAGATCTTTACATCTTTATGGCAACGGCGCGGGCAACTGTCGATCACCATCTCTCTGAAACATTACCTGTTCAGGGCCGTGCATCTGCAATACGCCTATAAGTGCCGCCGCAATGAGGTCGCCCGTAGATTTGTGTCACACACTTACTACACCTCCACAGATAGTGCCGTTCCGCAGAACCTGGAAAACAAAGAACTGGGACAGCAGATCCGCAAAGCAGCGACCTACGTATCCGCACCGGCATGCAGAAAAGTATTTGAGTTATTATACCTGCAGGACTGGAGCCATAAAGAAATTGCACAGGATATGAACATTCAGCCACAGGTTGTAAAAAACCAGGTCAGCCGTGCACTCAAAGTGATTCGTACCCGACTGAGAGAAGTTGTATAAGTAGTTAGTCCCATCTATTTAAAGAAACTAAATAACCATATATGGGTACTTCACTATCTGGCAATAATAAAATACTGTCATTTGACCGGCCTAATCCCTCCTACATTTCACCAGCCAATATCCCGGAGGAATATGAATCACTCCTCATTCCTGCCGCAGGCGCCTACTTCCGCGAAGACGAAGAAATAGCTGTCCTGACACAAAACATCGACT
The DNA window shown above is from Chitinophaga agri and carries:
- a CDS encoding alpha/beta hydrolase family protein; the encoded protein is MKICLLLRRIGLRKIVTACFSFFSISSLAQKTPLNNQSYENWDALVNYDISNDGKFVWYNHGSLSEGISVVVKSVVDSFSVTYPFIIGDPKFTADSKYAIFLTADTLNVLKLSNFNRRKIIKVSSFSVTTEGGPQFLSYRSDGRIYLHDLARGRTFDFNEGKVSLFNSQGTVMLIVGDSSLDWVDLSTLKVSRIIHGKISGNPVFDKNGTGIVFCPIINGVKSLFYYKSDFWKPVELIGGEKYLKDGRELSFRAPYFSKDSKKIFFGLIMQMNSHVRDDWDRNFFLKPTLKLWHYKDDFMQSTLSGMAQNRSVEVFAAVGVESKNVIILEKPDSTSVIGGNGIGNEFVITNTIGNSGEQNWNSYKKKYELISVMTGESKEIISDGPVYTMPPKLSSKEAFVSWYDYHVGNYFTYEIANGKIRCITSDIPSQLGAGIDETYADLAGSTYGYFWLADDRGLLVYDQYDIWQVDPYGLKSPINITGGIGQKNKIIFRLAANEYAYPSPKIGDTLLLATFDTETKRNGLCRVMVGKENKPDITHMSDGIYYFPWLFVERTPKEPIRAKYGNTYILQYMSTSFAPNICVTRDFKKFKILSNIRPQGNYNWMTAKLVKWNLNNGRELHGILYKPEDFDSTKKYPIIFHYYEKLSYQLNLFRTPEPSPGALNIAWYVSNGYLVFLPDVYIPPGRPAKGIVESVTSSIKKLKEFQWIDTNRMGLEGHSFGGYETYVLMTNTNHFAAAQASAGVSDFISGYSSLGGNFAHLYEVGQNNMRTTPWESPDLYIENSPIFKVANVKTPLLIMHNKDDGAVDFAQALEMYVALRRQKKPVWLLQYEGEGHTLDNPDNILDFALRQQQFFSYYLKNNLFPQWMKQPGISNFRRNPLGNETK
- a CDS encoding RagB/SusD family nutrient uptake outer membrane protein; amino-acid sequence: MKMYKYVIAIFLMFFNISCDKFLDVGDPQDKIVARYVYRSNTSAAAAMTGVYYDLVQKTSFSQGVSGVSISCGAAADELTVYPTSGLMNFYTNYIDIGSGGGFWASLYKFIYKVNAIIDGVTRSTTLSDNVKRHLLGEAKFVRAFCYFYLVNLYGDVPLLITADYRENQSSPRVSVAQVYKQILSDLNEAKLLLSEEYLDANVISTTYERLRPNKWAAAALLARVYLYIGDWENAINESNDVINNKELYDTVPLSDVFLKNSKESIWQLQPMYNNPDATYYGTFDARVFVLERDPNERENPAWISDFLINAFESGDNRLNTWVRRYSSATQVYNYPFKYRQNKLEGDKSEYLSVIRLSELYLIRSEAKAVLGLLEDAKSDLNIIRRRAGLQPILVNNADLILDRILHERQVELFAEWGHRWMDLKRNKLVDGVMMKVSPKKGSEWSSYRALFPIPERDLRLNPSLKQNQGY
- a CDS encoding SusC/RagA family TonB-linked outer membrane protein produces the protein MLISTPRSNLILRCLSVFMLFFSFAANAATGTDQTGKQKVTVVAKDLALGKVFKQIEKQTGLRFMYANEIIDVNEKVSVEFEKVALDEVLEELVGKKGVEWVYRDEMVTLKRRESVGNADVELLTISGKVLDVDGTPIPGATVIVKGTKHGTMTNGEGRFTLSGVEANAILVISHVRFGKKEALANSRVVNVSMDEKIDELNGPVIVGYQITSRRFYTGNVTSVKAEDIAKQPITDPLLALQGRVPGMTITQTTGVQGGPVRIQIRGQNSIAKGTQPLIIVDGIPYPGNISGLSSFGSMGGEISALNFINPADVESIDVLKDADATAIYGSRGANGVVLITTKKGKSGSAKLDINVSHGISRVSKMRELMDTKQYLQMRHEAFMNDKESPNIQNAPDLLIWDTTRYTDWQKMFIGGSANYTDAQMSVTGGNDIIQYLVGGNYHRETTVFPGDFSATNGGSHFSITGRSPNQKFSVGLTGSYSARKNNLPTANYGSFLDLPPNAPTLYDSNGNLNWENSTWSNPLAEILVSGITETNTKNLVSRLDMNYRVWRSISLKVSVGYNDININTFEGRPIAGYDPANQSWARASATYANTKKSSWILEPQVSISEKLGPGQLNGLIGGTLLGDNLSSLRTDASDITDDALIRNPASANFFYSYGTGSKYKYLSVFGRIGYELFSKYLLNLTTRRDGSSRFGPRERYNTFYAIGAGWIFSEESFFKEKLSFLSYGKLRASYGTTGNDQIGDYEYLDRYEYVQQSYQGMKGLRVIGMFNPDYKWELTRKAELGIETSFLKDRVSLSISYYRNRSTDQLIGYPQPSMVGVDFITGNLPAVLENKGVEASFVTKNIRNENFEWSTAFNFSRSRNKLVSYEGNGGLFALEGGSLSEVLVFNVMGVNPATGDYLFKGIDGKAVEFSQAVPNNKIDIAPNFFGGIQNTVRIGNFNIDFLFQYVKQNGLNSLYNVMWTPGTIRNQPLDALKRWKNIGDVSERQRFSQNGFITDPYQRVVTTSDMAYIDASFLRCKNLAISWQIPEIVRRKIGVNKGRLYIQCQNLFTISNYPGWDPETQSVYSLPPLRVVTAGIQLSIN
- a CDS encoding RNA polymerase sigma factor, which codes for MQALDGYNDEHLFSLLQEGSEAAFNTIFARYSRRLYLEAYNRLQDEDEGNDIVQEVFCWLWDKRKSLDTPQCLKAYLVQVVRYKCIDLIRKKTSTRGKKQQYTWLADTYTTTTPIETKELGRQLALAIDSITPASRLAFEQLYIHKKSLKEIADQMEINVQSVKNHIHRALKVLRENLKHSLS
- a CDS encoding FecR domain-containing protein, producing the protein MIDESHIEQLVLDELGGIITPEDSATLKKLLEDEPEARIIRNAIYEQFSGPEEQAFLALLPEHLPIEKVWAKIQRRKWIRVTVRTTLTIVLLALAAPSLYILFFKPTKPEEPKASVHGLSLQTVALQLPDGEIVNLGSAQQQVQVGDVTLSAQQKELSIKGNTSGTGIATITVPPGKDYKIKLADGSEVQLNSASKMNFPVAFNGTTREITITGEAYLSISKDAKRPFIVHLPNSTIHVLGTEFNVNTYDNTYEQISLVTGAITLKADTSTIILKPGFSARYQKGQSAQVSRFDAEEILAWRVGTYVFRATTIGDLCKVMQRWYGINVVYDNPNTGQRRFTGYIDKSRPIRHFLDDLAYTGHFNYYFDNDSVLHIR
- a CDS encoding RNA polymerase sigma factor yields the protein MMLFHEEKLLLSVKNGDANAFASLYETYRPQLLTEAYHKVRNQHEAEDMVQEIFTSLWQRRGQLSITISLKHYLFRAVHLQYAYKCRRNEVARRFVSHTYYTSTDSAVPQNLENKELGQQIRKAATYVSAPACRKVFELLYLQDWSHKEIAQDMNIQPQVVKNQVSRALKVIRTRLREVV